CATTTCGATTACCCGATTATAAATACGAACAACTTGAAAAAGGAATATTTTGTCTGAGATGTCACACCATGTACGATTATTTCAAAGGGACACACCTGCACTGCAAAGTCTGCGGGATTGTAGAACCCTATCAAACTGCAGTAATCAGAACAGTGGATGAATATCGGTTGCTCTTTCCCCTTGAAAAAGTAACGACGAATAGAATACAAGAATGGTGCAAGGTGGTTAAATCTAAAAAGGCAATGCGGAATATCTTGGTTAACAACTATACATTAGTAGGTCATGGCAAATCCTCATATTATCAGTAATAACGCGGTTATCTATCAAGATTGGTGCTCCGTAGAACGATTTCCTTGCTACCGAGCACTCATAGCACCTCTTTGAGTGCTCCGTAGAACGATTTCCTTGCTACCGAGCACTCATAGCACCTCTTTGAGTGCTCCGTAGAACGATCTTCTCGCTACCGAGCACTCATAGCACCTCTTTGAGTGCTCCGTAGAACGGTCTTCTCGCTACCGAGCACCCATAGCACCTCTTTGAGTGCTCCGTAGAACGATTTCCTTGCTACCGAGCACTCATAGCACCTCTTTGAGTGCTCCGTAGAACGGTCTTCTCGCTACCGAGCACCCATAGCACCTATTTAAGTGCTCCGTAGAGTGATTCCCCCCCTACCGAGCACCCTTAGAGCAGCACCGCTACCGCTTAAGCCTCCCCCCACCCAATTCGGTATAGATTTTTGGTACAAAAATCTTCCTTATGGAATTATAGTAGCCCATAATAAAACCACTCGAGTTTTCTCTCGAGTGGTTTCTTCTTCGTTCTATTTTGCTAGTTCATAGATTGCTTGTGCATATATGGCTGTTGCTTTTAGAAGATTTTCAATGTCTATATATTCGTCTTTTTGGTGGGCGAGTTCTGGGTCACCTGGGAATAACGCGCCGAACGCTACCCCTGCATCAAGTGATCGTGCATAAGTGCCTCCTCCAATAGAGATCAAATAGCCTTCATCCCCTGTTTGCTCCTCGTAAACGTTCAGCAAAGTTTTGATTAATGGATGATCTTTTGGCACATGATGCGGTTTCAAGTGTTCAATTTCACACAACTCGTAACCGTATTTCTCCCCGACATCCGTTAAAACCTTATGAGTTCGCTCAAAATCATGGGAAACAGGGTAACGGAGGTTCATCCCAATTCGACCGCCTTCATTGGCCGTGTAAACGAAGGTTCCCGCGTTCATTGTTAACTCACCGGTAATTTCATCCGAATCCCGAATCCCTAGCTTTGCCCCTTCTGTATCAGCAGTCAAGTAGTCATTCACCAATCGAATGAACGAATCTCCATTCGGATCAAACGAATGCCCAGAAAGAAAAGCTGCCAAGAATAATCCTGCATTTTTACCCGTATGAGGTTTACTGCCGTGTACGGAGAGCCCTTCCAACTTGAATGTTACTTGATCACCGGCTACATGTGCGTCTCCGTTCAATCCATTTTCCTGGATAAACGATCTGTAATCGTCAACCACATCTCCAGAAAGTCCTCCAACGACTGCTTCAGCATAATCCGGGACCATATTCAGTCTTCGTCCGGAATCGAATGAAATTAAGCGAACATCTCCGTCTACCGACTTTGTAAAATCTTTTTGCTTCCATTCGCAGTCATATAGCCCTTTTTCAGCATAAATGATTGGAAAAGCTGCATCTGGGGCAAATCCCATAGTTGGCATCTCTTCGTGCTTGAAATAATGCTTCACGCACTGCCAGTTGCTCTCTTCATCTGTACCGAAAATGATTCGAACCCGCTTGTTCAGTTTCAGTCCAAGCTCTTGGACGATTTTCATCGCATAATAAGCTGCCATCGTCGGGCCTTTATCATCGATCGCACCTCTTGCGTAAATTCTACCGTCCCGAATCTCAGCCGCAAATGGATCTGAACTCCATCCATCACCTGCAGGTACGACATCAATATGACAAAGGACGCCCACAAGCTCTTCCCCGCTGCCAAATTCTAAGTGCCCTGCATAGCCATCTACATTTTTACTCTGAAATCCATCAGACTCACCTTTTTCAAGTAAGTGAACGAGCGCTTGGTTGATTTTCTCTCCGAACGGCGCACCTTCTCTAGCCGTATCATGGTCTAACGTGCTTTCAATTTGTAGTAGGGCTTGCAGATCCTCTATGAGGGATGCCTTCCGTTTCTCTACTTCCTCTTTCCAATTAATCATCCGTTGATCCCTCCAGGTTGGTGTTAAGATTTACGTTTTATTTTATCAAACGTTTCTTTATCACAAATCACGAACAGACGTGAATCAGGATACAATGTCTCATTCAAGCGGCGATTGATATCCATTTTATCCCCATCTGAAATCAGTGTTGCCCCTTCTTGAAGCAAGTCTTCAAAGGCATCCTTGTACGTTCTCCACTCTTTCCGAGAAGGAATTTCGTATAGGTTATCTCCTATTCCGTGGCTCATCAATTGGCTGAAGATTTTCGAGATGCCATTTGAGATTGCAGAACGAACAGCTAACCTAGAAATCGTTTCGTTGGACAAAATAAATTCATCCACATCGACATGACGGAAGTTCTTTATATGTTCTTCGTTCAATATTTCTACTGTGCTATGAATCTCCGGTGATATCCGCTCAATCGTTGTGACAATCAACAATGTTTTTCCATCGGTCAATAATGGATCCTGTATTGAACCATCTGCAAATAACAATACAGCTGCCGCTTCCTGGAGATTCGCCTGCATTAGTACGTCCTGTTCTGCAGGATCTCCCTTCACATAGTGAACATGCTCATGTAAGAAAGGTGCTTTTTTCAACTGATCAATAATAACGATTTCACGAAAATTCTCAGTTTGTAATATTTCTTCAATTGCAAATTTCGCTTTCCTAGACCAACCAATAATCACAATATGTCCATTTCCTTTATATGCCAACAATCCTTCCTCCTTTCTTCGTCTAAATGCACCGAAACTGTCTACAACTTTACCTATCACAACCCCGATTAATCCAATGCCAATTATGTATAAAAACATTGCATAAATACGTCCACCTACTGATGTTGGAGAAATGTCGCCATACCCTACAGTCGTTACTGTCGTCATAACCCACCAAAGGGATTCGAAGAGACTGGTAAATGTTTCGGGTTCAATAATCACCATGATGAGTGAACTGAAAAAGACGAGTGTAAAAGTCATCGCCATTAATACCCAATTACTTAATTTTATTACTCTAACGCGTAGCCATTTAAAAAATTGCACATGATCCTCCTTTCTCCACTTTTTACCAAATAATTGGATTTGGGTTTTGAATTATTCACAGAATTATTATACAATATTTTTAACTAGGAGGTGGGGTTGTAGTTACGAAATCCACTCAAAATGGGGATTGGAGTGGAGGAGTACATCACGATACGGATGAACAGTACATCACATTGCTTTGTCATCAGTTTCCTCCCATTGTAAACGATTTATGCGATTGTACCAATTTATCAAATCATTCAATACTTGCTTAATATCTGCTTAACATGGAATTGGTATAGTAACCATGAAGTCGTTAAATAAGGTAAGGAGTGGTTGTTTGAGTCATTCGACTGAACGGATGTTGAACCGTGTAAAAGCTATTTATATGTATATTAATGAAAGCGGTCCGGTAACAACACAACAACTTGTCGACGAATTTGGTACGACAAAGAGAACGATTCAGCGAGATTTAAACGTATTAACGTACAACAACCTTGTAGCGAGCCCCACTAGAGGGGAATGGAACACGACATCAAAAAAAGTTAAAATAGCGCAGTAAATATGAAAGGAGCTGACCGTTTATAGGTCAGCTCCCTATTTGTATTATTTCGGATGCACGTCGTTAATGTCATCAACTAGATGATCTTTCATATGTTCAGGAACGATAATATCTTCCGTTTCCAATTTGATATTATCTTCAAGCCTCATGTAGCGATTCGTATTGGACATGAGCTTTGCCCAAAATCCATCGGATAAAGATAGCCCCACAGCTCTTGATTGCTCCCAGTCGATAATAACATCCTGTACCTTCCCGATTGTTTCTCCGCTTTCTGTTTTTACTTTTTTGTGAATAATTGAATCTGTCGTAATCGAATCAATTGGATCATGTGATTGCTTTTCTATGCCAGAAATCTTTACTTTGTCTTCACCAAGATTTTGTACAGCGTTAAAGGGAATATAAAATGTTTCTTTCGTGTAATTCTTAAAGTGCGCGTCCTCATTTGTTACTGGTGATGTATTCGTTGCATTAAGACCACCAACACTGTTCACGACATTATCCATTGACGTTTCAAGGCGGTTTTCTTGAGCGTTCTCTTCAGGTCTTTTATCTACATAAAGTAGATAGTCTAAATCAAATGTCTTTTTATTTAGAAGGATGTCTTCCACCATATGGTTAAATGATTCTGAGGATTCACTACTGACAATTTCTTTATTTAAGATGTCTTTACCGAATATCAACATATTAGATTCTCCTTTCGTGGATGTTTGATTATTACCCTACTCTACGAGAATTGAAACAATCAGAAGAGCGAGCAAACAAGAGTTATTCTTCATGAGAAGAAACTGCACCAATAGAGAGAAGTTCGTCTTCTGTTAAAGCTCTGTATTCCCCAAGGTTAAGTTCGGGATCAAGCTTTAACGCGCCCATTTCAATTCTTTTTAAATATGTAACCTTTTTTCCTACGGCTTCAAACATCCTCTTTACTTGATGAAATTTTCCCTCCGTAATCGTCAACTCAATTTCTGAAGTTGCTCCACTTTTTAAAATTTTCAAATCAGCTGGTTTCGTTTCATAACCATCCTCGAGCGTAACCCCTTTTCGGAAAGCAATTTGATCGTCCTGCGTGACTTCTCCATCAATTACTGCAAAATAAACTTTTTGAACATGCTTCTTAGGAGACAGCAGTTCATGAGCCAATCGACCATCATTTGTAATGAGTAGTAATCCTTCCGTATCCTTATCTAAGCGGCCAACAGGAAAGGGTTCAAACGCTGCATCTTCTAAATTAAGTAGATCGATAACCGTTTCATGACGACCATCCTCAGTTGCAGAAATGACACCGTCTGGTTTATTCAACATTAAATATATATATTTCACATATTCAACTACTTCTCCACCGACTGTAATGACGTCTTGCTCAACGTCTACATGGGTCTTTCCATTTTTCACGGATTGATCATTTACTTTGACGAGACCTTTTTTGAGCATTTTCTTTACATCATTCCGGCTTCCATAGTTCATATTTGCTAAAAATTTATCAATTCTCATAAAAGTTATCCTCCCAACAATTGTAAAATGGTAGCTTATTTTTAAATGAAGAGTGTATAATAAGAAAAATAGTGCAAAAGGAGGGGTACCATTGAAGCGAAAGATCGGATTACTTGCTACTGGAAGAAAAAAACTAGGACATCCCGCACCTGTACTTGAATTTTATACAAGCCCATTGTTTCAGAAATCTGTTCAGTATGCAAAAGAGCATTACGATGCGGTTTACTTCTATAATGCGAAAGACGGATTGTTACTACCCGATCAAACATTAGAACCTTATGATCTGTCTATCAAAACTTTCTCTATCATGGAGAAAAAAGTTTGGGCTCGCAAGGTCATTGAAAAGTTTCAACAATATGAATCACCTGAGAAGGTTGAAGTATATTTGCATGGTGGTAAAGTTTACAGAGATCACTTAGAACCTCAACTTGAGGAAAAAGGATTCGAATATCTTATACCGATGAAAGGACTCGGAATCGGACAACAACTCGCTTGGTTTGATGAGCAGTTGAAACAATCTAAATCCTAAAAGGTTTATACATCAAAAAAAGAAGGCCCGTAAAAGGCCTTTTAATTTGCTCGCGTTTTTCTCCGTTTAAAGAATCGGTCAATCCGATCACCGAATATGTGTTGTAGGAGCCCTGAGAAGTGACTCATATATAGATAGACCCCTGCTCCTGCAATGACACTTACTAGTAATACTGAAAACGAAGTGAAGGTTTTCGTATAGTCTTTCCCCACAAGCGATTCCATTCCCCATTTAGTAAGAAGTACCGTAAGCACCATCATTCCAATGAACATCCCAATTAATAACGTGCGTTTGAACACTGGTTTAAACGAATACTTCGCAGCCCGTTTAATAATGATTAAATTGATTACGATTGATAATGTGTATCCTAAGTTAGTCCCTATGATCGCTCCAGATATGCCGAAAGAAGCGATCAGTACATAGTTCAAACTAAGCTTTACAAAAACGCCTATCAATAAACTATAAACTGCAAATCGTTGTTTGTTGATCCCTTGAAGAATGGCTGCCGTCACTGTAAACAAAGCGAATAAAATAGCTGTCGGTGCATACCAAGATAAAACAAATCCACCGATTTCAATGTTGTTTGAAAACAAAGTTGAGTAAGCTGGAAAACCGAGAATCGCTAGCCCTACCCCTGCAGGAACAGTCAGGAATAAAATGATCTCGAATGTTTTAGTAATTTGGTTCTGCAGTGTGCTAAAGTCCTTTTGGGTATAAAGTGTCGTAATCAACGGTATTACTGCTAATGCTAGTCCTGTCGATAGTGAAACAGGGATCATGATGAGTTTCTGTGCATAAGTTTGCATGACTGCAAAATAAGCTTCTGCTTGACCTAGGTCATATCCTAGTCCACTTCTCAACGCATTGTTGATTGTGAACATATCAATATTTGAATAAATCGGTATAGCTAATCCAACTGCTACAAATGGGATTGCATATCCAATTAACTCTTTATACATCTTTACTAGTGGAATTTTATGATTCTCACTGTCCTTCATCATTTTATCAAGGTGAGGTTTACGCTTCTTCCAATACCAAATCAAAATGATTAATGATGCGAGTGCACCAATGAACGCTGCAAAAGTAGCGAATCCTACAGCGGTGCTTATTTGCCCATTAAAAATTTTCATAATTACGAAAGCACTTATTAAGATAAAACCGATTCTGACTATTTGTTCAACAATTTGAGAAAGTGCTGTCGGACCCATAGATTGGAAACCTTGAAAGTAGCCTCTGATCAAGCTCATGCTCGGTACGATCAACAAGGCAGTAGAAACAAGTCGTATGACCATCGTCACATCACCGATCGAATTACCTTTCGTTCCTTTGTCTTCTACTAGGTACTGAGCAATCCACTCTGCCGAGAAGAATAACAGCAAAAAGGCAAGTACTCCACTTAACGACATCAACAATAATCCTGATTTTAAAAGGCGTCTCCCGGTCACATAATCTCCTAAAGCATTATATTTAGACACGAATTTAGAAACGGCTAATGGTAAACCTAGCGTCGAAATACTAAGTAAAATGGTATAAGGCTGATATGCATAATTGTACAATGCACCTCCAGATACATCTGGAGACTCTACGAGTTTCTCAAAAGGTATAACAAAAATCAGACCTAAAAATTTAGAAATGAAAGTAGCCGCTGTCAAAAGCAGCGTGCCACGAATTAGCTTTGACATATATACGTCCAACTCCCAATGCCATAACATTTAATCTTATGTATTTTACCACAGTATGATAGCTTTCGCGAAAGCTTTTCCATTCTCTACGGTTGGGGGTTCAATTCAATTCCAGGTAACCATAAAATTGTAGTTGCATCATCTACTTGTTCCAAAGGTAGAGAAGTTAGGGCAATTGTGAAGACCCCACTACCTTCACTCTCCATTAATAGCTTGCCAGCATGATCTTCTGCAAATAGAATGGCTCGCTCTTCTCCACTATTTAACTTGATACAAAATATGTAGCCATTAGAAGATTCATCCCAAAGCCACGCATAGGAATACCCTTTGTTTTCAAGTTGAACCAGTTCGGTAAACTGTCGAATGGATAATAATAAAACGTTCGATTCTCCATACGTCGTCCATCCACCATCATCTGGTGTATGCGCTTCTGTTATTGAAGGTGTATAAGTGTTGTTCATATATTGATTACTCCTCTCATTTTCTTTTCGTACTAAACATGGTATCTTACTATGGAGTCAAGTAAAAGTAGGTGTAGGATATGAAATATGATGTAATTATTATCGGAGGCGGTCCATCTGGACTAATGGCAGCTGTCGCAAGTGCCTCAAATGGAGCCTCTGTTCTATTAGTAGATAAAGGAAATAAACTCGGTCGGAAGCTCGCGATATCAGGTGGAGGGCGTTGTAATGTTACTAATCGTCTACCCATTAATGAAATCATCAAGCACATCCCTGGTAATGGAAAGTTCTTATACAGTGCGTTTAACATTTTCAACAATGAAGATATTATCGCCTTTTTTGAAGGATTAGGTATTGAATTAAAGGAAGAAGACCACGGGCGGATGTTCCCTGTCAATAACAAAGCACAGTCTGTCGTAGACGCCATGCTGAATAAGATTCATGACCTAGGGGTGAAAATCCGTACAAATACACAAGTCGAAAAAGTAATTTATAAGAATCAAGAAGCTAAAGGTATTCTCCTCAGAGACGGAGAAAAAATAGAAAGCAATGCCGTAATCATTGCGGTTGGTGGAAAGTCCGTCCCTCATACAGGCTCTACTGGAGATGGATATGTGTGGGCTGAAGATGCAGGGCATACAATTACAAAACTATATCCAACAGAGGTGCCACTAACTTCAAATGAACGCTTTATTAAAGAAAAAGCGTTACAAGGGATCTCCTTACGTGATGTTGAATTAAGCGTGCTGAAGCCAAATGGAAAACCTATTATCACCCATCGTATGGACATGATTTTCACTCACCTTGGTATTTCGGGTCCTGCAGTATTAAGGTGTAGTCAATTTGTCGTTAAAGCACTCAACAAGAGTAAAGATGGCCATGTACCGATGCGGATTGATCTCATGCCTGACAAAAATAATGAAGAAGTCTTTCAAGACATAATGAAGATGTTGAAGGATGAACCAAAGAAAGCAATTAAGAATGCCTTGAAAGGGTGGATTCCTGAACGGTATCTCCACTTTCTATTGGACAAAGCCAATATCCCTCTCGAAACTGTATACGCACAAGTTTCACATGCCGCATTACGAGATTTCGCATCACTTGTGAAAGGATTTACGTTCAATGTGAACGGAACGTTACCAATTGAAAAAGCTTTCGTAACGGGCGGAGGCGTTTCAACAAAAGAAGTAGAGCCGAAAACGATGCGATCTAAGTTTGTTTCGAATTTATATTTTTGTGGAGAAATTCTAGACATTCACGGATATACAGGTGGCTATAACATTACGAGTGCATTCGTTACAGGGCATTTAGCCGGTACGAACGCAAGTGATCATCAAGCTTAGGAGGTAACGCGATCTATGGATGGTTACACGATAACGACTGACCTTAACAAAATGGACCTAGTCTTCGTCCACTCATTTTTAAAAGAAAAATCGTATTGGGCGAAGGGAATTGATTTTGAAACAGTAAAAGAATCAATGAATCATTCGTTGTGCTTTGGCATTTTCGTTGAGGATACTGAAGAACAAGTAGGTTTCGCTCGTGTTGTAACCGATTATGCAACCTTCGGATATATGGCCGATGTGTTTGTAGTTGAAGCATACCGAGGTCGAGGTTTATCTAAATGGCTTATATCAGAAATCATGGATCATCCAGATTTGCAGCGATTACGCAGGTTAATGCTCGTTACAAAAGACGCACAAGGCTTATACGAGCAATTCGGATTTGAAATCTACGATAATGATGACAACGGATTAATGAGCATTCGTCGCAAAGCAGAAGATCTCTATCGTTAAGACCCCTAAAGGATCAAACGAATATGACTTAAAAAAAGGACAGACCTACCGTGTTTTGTCCTTTTTCATTTTCGGTAAAGAATCATTGCCGAAAAACTATAAAGCGATTCGAAGTCTGCAGTCTCTTCGTCTGCAGCGATTGAAACCTGGTACTGTATGCTTATGAACTTAGATGGCAATAGCTCCGTGAAAAATTCATTAATGGATTCCTCTAGGTCCTCTTCATGTTCCGCTTCAAAGATTTTCACTTGTAACATAAAAAACCACCCCCTAGGAACTTCGCTCATTAGTAAGTTCACCTGGGAGTGTTTAATATCCTTTGACGAAAGCAAACTACTTTTGTCAGGATACGGTAACATAGTATATAAATTTCTTTGTTTTTTTCTTTAAAATTCGTGCTGCCATTGCCGCAGCAATCTTTGATTCTGCAACAACGACGATATCATGTTCACAAATCTCTTCTTCCTTCGTCGTTCTTGGTAAATAAGACAATGGAATATTTTTCGTTGTCTGGTTAAACGGATTTCGATGAGACAATTGATAATCTCGTATGTCGATCATACAAAACTCACCTAATGCTTCTTGCTCAAATGTTTTGAGCTTCATATAAGGAAGTATATAGGAGAAAAAAACGTATGCTGCTGCAAACAGCAAGCCAAGTTCCCATATCATTAATCAACTTCCCCTTTCTCTTTCGCAATTATTACTTCGTGTCGCCTTCCCACTCAAGCATGCCACCAGTCATGTTCTTCACCTTGTACCCTTGCTCTTGTAAGAAAAGACTCGCATTTTCACTTCGTCTCCCGGAACGGCAAACCATGATATGCTCTTCGTCCTTGTTAATCTCTTCCATGCGCTCCGAAATTTCTGAGAGGCGGATATGCTTTGCTTCAGGAATCTTTCCGGCTGCAACTTCTTCATCCTCACGAACATCTATGATCGAAACGTTTTTTCCTTCTTTCAACAGTTGGTCTACTTCTTCAGGCGTAATTGTGCGGACAGTATAATCCTCCATCCTCATCATTCCTTTCATCTATAATCAAGATCAGTTTATATTTTTTACTTCGCCATTCATTTTACGAACTTCACTTAAAAAAGTAAAGCGATTGATTTTATTGGAAGAGAAAATAAGAAAAGCGCAAGCGCCCATGTCAGTCACGATGGTCACTGTAAGTCCGACGAGGAGGCTCGAACCAAACAAAGTTCGGTTCTGCGTGGGATTATCCTAATTTGTGGCTCAATGTGTCGCCACCACAGGAAGGTTGAAGTGATCCAAGTGTCTGGTGGCGAAGCTAGACACCTCATCATAGCGACCACATTATTATACTTTCTTAATGTGAAAAGAAGTTGCTTTTCACAGCAACTCCTCTACTATATGCTATTTAATCAATGCTCGTCTCTTCCTGAACACTTTTCGGGCGAATACAGCATCAATTCCCCCACAATAGGGAATATGAACCATAACCTATCCTGTGTTTTGATGATACATCACAGTACAGAGGGGATTGACCTACTTTCGGTCAATCCCCTTGTCGTTCTTATATTTAGTTCGCAACGATATTGACTAATTTTCCTGGCACTGCAATGACCTTACGTACAGTCTTGCCGTCTATGTTTTCTTTTACTTTATCGTCAGATAGTGCGATTTCTTCTAACTGATCCTTATTCGCATCTGTCGGAACGAGTAATTTTGCTCTTACTTTACCGTTGATTTGAACGACGATTTCTACTTCATTCTCTGTCATTTTCGACTCATCGTATGATGGCCACTCTGAGTATGTGATTGATTCTTCGTGTCCTAACTTCTCCCAAAGCTCTTCTGTAATATGAGGAGCAACTGGAGATAGCAATTGAACGAAACCTTCCATCATCTCTTTTTGCAATACGTCTTGCTTGTAGGCCTCATTG
This Pseudalkalibacillus berkeleyi DNA region includes the following protein-coding sequences:
- a CDS encoding rhodanese-like domain-containing protein; this translates as MIWELGLLFAAAYVFFSYILPYMKLKTFEQEALGEFCMIDIRDYQLSHRNPFNQTTKNIPLSYLPRTTKEEEICEHDIVVVAESKIAAAMAARILKKKTKKFIYYVTVS
- a CDS encoding PRC-barrel domain-containing protein; translated protein: MLIFGKDILNKEIVSSESSESFNHMVEDILLNKKTFDLDYLLYVDKRPEENAQENRLETSMDNVVNSVGGLNATNTSPVTNEDAHFKNYTKETFYIPFNAVQNLGEDKVKISGIEKQSHDPIDSITTDSIIHKKVKTESGETIGKVQDVIIDWEQSRAVGLSLSDGFWAKLMSNTNRYMRLEDNIKLETEDIIVPEHMKDHLVDDINDVHPK
- a CDS encoding DUF6884 domain-containing protein translates to MKRKIGLLATGRKKLGHPAPVLEFYTSPLFQKSVQYAKEHYDAVYFYNAKDGLLLPDQTLEPYDLSIKTFSIMEKKVWARKVIEKFQQYESPEKVEVYLHGGKVYRDHLEPQLEEKGFEYLIPMKGLGIGQQLAWFDEQLKQSKS
- the pepV gene encoding dipeptidase PepV encodes the protein MINWKEEVEKRKASLIEDLQALLQIESTLDHDTAREGAPFGEKINQALVHLLEKGESDGFQSKNVDGYAGHLEFGSGEELVGVLCHIDVVPAGDGWSSDPFAAEIRDGRIYARGAIDDKGPTMAAYYAMKIVQELGLKLNKRVRIIFGTDEESNWQCVKHYFKHEEMPTMGFAPDAAFPIIYAEKGLYDCEWKQKDFTKSVDGDVRLISFDSGRRLNMVPDYAEAVVGGLSGDVVDDYRSFIQENGLNGDAHVAGDQVTFKLEGLSVHGSKPHTGKNAGLFLAAFLSGHSFDPNGDSFIRLVNDYLTADTEGAKLGIRDSDEITGELTMNAGTFVYTANEGGRIGMNLRYPVSHDFERTHKVLTDVGEKYGYELCEIEHLKPHHVPKDHPLIKTLLNVYEEQTGDEGYLISIGGGTYARSLDAGVAFGALFPGDPELAHQKDEYIDIENLLKATAIYAQAIYELAK
- a CDS encoding sporulation protein Cse60, encoding MLQVKIFEAEHEEDLEESINEFFTELLPSKFISIQYQVSIAADEETADFESLYSFSAMILYRK
- a CDS encoding GNAT family N-acetyltransferase is translated as MDGYTITTDLNKMDLVFVHSFLKEKSYWAKGIDFETVKESMNHSLCFGIFVEDTEEQVGFARVVTDYATFGYMADVFVVEAYRGRGLSKWLISEIMDHPDLQRLRRLMLVTKDAQGLYEQFGFEIYDNDDNGLMSIRRKAEDLYR
- a CDS encoding potassium channel family protein, with product MQFFKWLRVRVIKLSNWVLMAMTFTLVFFSSLIMVIIEPETFTSLFESLWWVMTTVTTVGYGDISPTSVGGRIYAMFLYIIGIGLIGVVIGKVVDSFGAFRRRKEEGLLAYKGNGHIVIIGWSRKAKFAIEEILQTENFREIVIIDQLKKAPFLHEHVHYVKGDPAEQDVLMQANLQEAAAVLLFADGSIQDPLLTDGKTLLIVTTIERISPEIHSTVEILNEEHIKNFRHVDVDEFILSNETISRLAVRSAISNGISKIFSQLMSHGIGDNLYEIPSRKEWRTYKDAFEDLLQEGATLISDGDKMDINRRLNETLYPDSRLFVICDKETFDKIKRKS
- a CDS encoding DeoR family transcriptional regulator, producing the protein MSHSTERMLNRVKAIYMYINESGPVTTQQLVDEFGTTKRTIQRDLNVLTYNNLVASPTRGEWNTTSKKVKIAQ
- a CDS encoding pseudouridine synthase, which gives rise to MRIDKFLANMNYGSRNDVKKMLKKGLVKVNDQSVKNGKTHVDVEQDVITVGGEVVEYVKYIYLMLNKPDGVISATEDGRHETVIDLLNLEDAAFEPFPVGRLDKDTEGLLLITNDGRLAHELLSPKKHVQKVYFAVIDGEVTQDDQIAFRKGVTLEDGYETKPADLKILKSGATSEIELTITEGKFHQVKRMFEAVGKKVTYLKRIEMGALKLDPELNLGEYRALTEDELLSIGAVSSHEE
- a CDS encoding putative polysaccharide biosynthesis protein translates to MSKLIRGTLLLTAATFISKFLGLIFVIPFEKLVESPDVSGGALYNYAYQPYTILLSISTLGLPLAVSKFVSKYNALGDYVTGRRLLKSGLLLMSLSGVLAFLLLFFSAEWIAQYLVEDKGTKGNSIGDVTMVIRLVSTALLIVPSMSLIRGYFQGFQSMGPTALSQIVEQIVRIGFILISAFVIMKIFNGQISTAVGFATFAAFIGALASLIILIWYWKKRKPHLDKMMKDSENHKIPLVKMYKELIGYAIPFVAVGLAIPIYSNIDMFTINNALRSGLGYDLGQAEAYFAVMQTYAQKLIMIPVSLSTGLALAVIPLITTLYTQKDFSTLQNQITKTFEIILFLTVPAGVGLAILGFPAYSTLFSNNIEIGGFVLSWYAPTAILFALFTVTAAILQGINKQRFAVYSLLIGVFVKLSLNYVLIASFGISGAIIGTNLGYTLSIVINLIIIKRAAKYSFKPVFKRTLLIGMFIGMMVLTVLLTKWGMESLVGKDYTKTFTSFSVLLVSVIAGAGVYLYMSHFSGLLQHIFGDRIDRFFKRRKTRAN
- a CDS encoding NAD(P)/FAD-dependent oxidoreductase, giving the protein MKYDVIIIGGGPSGLMAAVASASNGASVLLVDKGNKLGRKLAISGGGRCNVTNRLPINEIIKHIPGNGKFLYSAFNIFNNEDIIAFFEGLGIELKEEDHGRMFPVNNKAQSVVDAMLNKIHDLGVKIRTNTQVEKVIYKNQEAKGILLRDGEKIESNAVIIAVGGKSVPHTGSTGDGYVWAEDAGHTITKLYPTEVPLTSNERFIKEKALQGISLRDVELSVLKPNGKPIITHRMDMIFTHLGISGPAVLRCSQFVVKALNKSKDGHVPMRIDLMPDKNNEEVFQDIMKMLKDEPKKAIKNALKGWIPERYLHFLLDKANIPLETVYAQVSHAALRDFASLVKGFTFNVNGTLPIEKAFVTGGGVSTKEVEPKTMRSKFVSNLYFCGEILDIHGYTGGYNITSAFVTGHLAGTNASDHQA
- a CDS encoding rhodanese-like domain-containing protein, which codes for MEDYTVRTITPEEVDQLLKEGKNVSIIDVREDEEVAAGKIPEAKHIRLSEISERMEEINKDEEHIMVCRSGRRSENASLFLQEQGYKVKNMTGGMLEWEGDTK